A stretch of the Porifericola rhodea genome encodes the following:
- the aroC gene encoding chorismate synthase: MGNSFGTLFKISTYGESHGKSIGVIIDGCPAGMPLDEELIQKDMDRRKPGQSKITTQRKESDTFQIQSGVFDGKTTGTPIMILIPNEDQRSKDYSHIADKFRPSHADYTYHSKYGIRDYRGGGRSSARETAARVAAGAVAKQFLKHKGIEVSAYVSQVGTLRLQKAYQELDLSQTENNIVRCPDAEVAEQMIELIDTTRKNRDTIGGIVSCVIQGVPAGLGEPVFDKLHAELGKAMLNINAVKGFEYGSGFEGVALNGSAHNDAYYKDGEEVRTRTNHSGGIQGGISNGEDIYFRVAFKPVATLMQDQESVNEAGEVVTVSGKGRHDPCVVPRAVPIVEAMAALVIADYYLLNQTTKL; encoded by the coding sequence ATGGGAAACTCTTTTGGCACTTTATTTAAAATTTCAACTTACGGTGAATCTCACGGCAAATCTATTGGAGTAATTATTGACGGTTGCCCCGCTGGTATGCCTCTGGATGAAGAGCTTATTCAGAAAGATATGGATCGTCGTAAGCCCGGCCAGTCTAAAATTACTACCCAGCGCAAAGAGAGTGATACTTTTCAGATACAGTCTGGCGTATTTGACGGCAAAACCACAGGTACTCCTATCATGATTCTGATTCCTAATGAAGATCAGAGGAGTAAAGACTATTCGCATATTGCTGACAAATTTCGCCCTTCGCATGCTGACTATACCTACCATAGTAAGTATGGCATCCGTGATTACCGTGGCGGAGGAAGAAGCTCAGCACGCGAAACAGCTGCCAGAGTAGCTGCCGGAGCTGTGGCTAAACAGTTTCTTAAGCATAAAGGCATAGAAGTGTCAGCTTATGTATCTCAGGTAGGTACGCTCCGTCTACAGAAAGCGTATCAGGAACTAGATTTAAGCCAGACTGAAAATAACATTGTTCGCTGCCCCGATGCTGAGGTTGCTGAACAGATGATTGAGCTTATAGATACTACACGTAAAAATAGAGATACAATTGGCGGTATCGTAAGCTGTGTTATTCAGGGAGTGCCTGCCGGATTGGGAGAACCCGTTTTTGATAAACTACATGCCGAGCTAGGCAAAGCCATGCTTAATATTAATGCCGTTAAAGGGTTTGAGTACGGCAGTGGTTTTGAGGGGGTTGCTCTTAACGGATCCGCACATAATGATGCGTACTACAAAGATGGCGAAGAAGTACGAACCCGCACCAACCACTCGGGAGGTATTCAGGGAGGTATTTCAAATGGTGAAGACATTTACTTCAGAGTAGCGTTTAAGCCAGTCGCTACCTTAATGCAAGATCAGGAGAGTGTAAATGAGGCTGGAGAAGTAGTAACTGTATCAGGTAAAGGACGCCACGATCCCTGTGTTGTGCCTCGTGCGGTACCAATCGTAGAGGCAATGGCTGCTTTGGTTATTGCAGACTACTATTTGCTCAACCAAACCACTAAACTTTAA
- a CDS encoding BatD family protein, which yields MRFTHVLIFIICCLSVSLQSVAQEVSIELGPNEIGLNEQFTITVKIKDDRLRRYDDFPDIPGFEKAGISTSSSTNIVNGQVSSSQSVTQTYLPTREGTFKLSPFRMNVNDTQVSSSGSSITVGPARQGGRGNNPFDFNDPFDDFFGRRNQPQEFVDVQDDAFLALSTDKDSVYLGEGFTTTLAFYVSDKNQAPLQFYDLGKQLTDILKDIKPSNAWEENFNIENINGKPVSINGQNYTQYKIYQATFFPLNQDPIKFPEVGLKMIKYKVAKNPSFFGRRRQEDFKTFYSQPKQVYVKALPEHPLRERVAVGDYRLEEEISDKELTTGKSFNYTFKIVGEGNISAIEKPDIKSNDDFDVYAPSIEQNISRRGNRVMGSKAFSYFAVPNEPGEYQLGKYFNWVFFNTSTQAYDTLRSDLALQVSGKSRKNDYISAQNVGTFYDRIDRTDNKLASLEHDGWLKIMANVLIIGMLALAGFAVFKK from the coding sequence ATGAGGTTTACACATGTGCTGATCTTCATAATCTGCTGCCTGTCAGTTTCCTTACAGTCTGTGGCTCAGGAAGTTTCTATTGAGTTAGGCCCTAATGAGATAGGCTTAAATGAGCAATTTACCATAACCGTAAAAATAAAAGACGACAGACTACGTAGGTATGATGACTTCCCGGACATTCCCGGCTTTGAGAAGGCAGGTATTTCAACCTCTTCCTCTACCAATATTGTCAACGGGCAGGTATCTTCTTCGCAGAGTGTTACGCAAACCTATCTGCCTACCCGTGAGGGTACCTTTAAACTTTCGCCATTTCGCATGAACGTAAATGACACCCAGGTGAGCTCATCAGGGAGCAGTATTACAGTAGGCCCGGCTCGCCAGGGAGGCAGAGGCAATAACCCTTTTGACTTCAACGATCCTTTTGATGACTTTTTTGGTAGACGCAACCAACCTCAGGAGTTTGTAGATGTGCAGGATGATGCCTTTCTGGCCCTCTCTACAGACAAAGATTCTGTATACCTGGGCGAAGGCTTTACAACTACGCTAGCCTTTTATGTATCAGATAAAAACCAGGCTCCTTTACAGTTCTATGACCTTGGTAAACAGTTGACAGATATCTTAAAAGATATTAAACCTTCTAATGCCTGGGAAGAGAATTTCAACATAGAGAATATCAATGGTAAACCTGTCTCTATCAACGGGCAAAACTACACTCAATACAAAATATATCAGGCAACATTTTTTCCACTGAACCAGGATCCAATTAAATTTCCGGAAGTGGGACTAAAAATGATTAAGTATAAAGTTGCCAAGAACCCTTCTTTCTTTGGTAGAAGGCGACAGGAGGACTTCAAAACTTTCTATAGTCAGCCTAAGCAGGTATATGTTAAAGCTCTGCCTGAACACCCGCTGCGCGAACGAGTAGCGGTAGGAGATTACCGCCTGGAAGAAGAGATAAGCGATAAAGAACTAACTACCGGCAAAAGCTTTAACTATACCTTTAAGATTGTAGGAGAAGGTAACATTTCTGCCATTGAGAAGCCCGACATTAAAAGCAATGATGATTTTGATGTGTATGCTCCCAGTATTGAGCAAAATATTAGCCGACGAGGTAATAGAGTGATGGGGTCTAAGGCTTTTTCATATTTTGCTGTTCCTAATGAACCGGGAGAGTACCAGCTTGGCAAATATTTTAATTGGGTATTCTTCAATACTTCTACCCAGGCTTACGATACGCTTCGCTCTGATTTAGCCTTGCAGGTAAGTGGAAAAAGCCGTAAAAATGATTACATCAGCGCTCAAAATGTAGGCACCTTCTACGACCGTATTGACAGAACAGACAATAAGCTGGCTAGCCTCGAACATGATGGTTGGCTTAAAATAATGGCAAACGTACTAATTATTGGTATGTTGGCTTTGGCAGGCTTCGCAGTCTTTAAAAAATAG
- the queG gene encoding tRNA epoxyqueuosine(34) reductase QueG: MSSQVLEKRSQLVKEKAKALGFDFCGISRAEFLEEEAPKLENWLKQGMHGQMHYMENHFDKRLDPTKLVEGARSVVTLLYNYYPEEDLSQSDNYKISKYAYGQDYHFVIKDKLRNLVAELQEEIGEIEGRVFVDSAPVMERAWAKRSGVGWVGKNSLLLTKQRGSFFFLAEIISDLELQADGPMKDYCGTCTRCLDACPTDAIVAPYVVDGSRCISYYTIELKEEIPKKAQAKFENWIFGCDICQDVCPWNRHARPHQEPDFSPHPELRSMQKEDWEELTEEVFRKLFKKSAVKRTKYQGLQRNIRFVSDKKRPQ; this comes from the coding sequence ATGTCATCTCAAGTCCTTGAAAAAAGATCACAACTAGTTAAAGAAAAAGCAAAGGCGCTGGGCTTCGACTTTTGCGGTATTTCCAGGGCTGAATTTTTGGAAGAGGAAGCTCCCAAGCTGGAAAACTGGCTGAAACAGGGAATGCACGGGCAGATGCACTATATGGAAAACCATTTTGACAAACGGCTGGACCCTACAAAGCTGGTAGAGGGAGCTCGTTCTGTGGTTACGCTACTCTACAACTACTATCCGGAAGAAGATCTAAGCCAGAGCGATAATTATAAAATATCAAAATATGCCTATGGCCAAGATTATCACTTTGTAATAAAGGATAAACTAAGAAATTTGGTGGCAGAGCTACAAGAAGAAATTGGCGAGATTGAAGGACGTGTTTTTGTAGACTCTGCACCAGTTATGGAAAGGGCATGGGCCAAACGTAGCGGTGTAGGCTGGGTGGGTAAAAATAGCCTGCTCCTGACTAAGCAAAGAGGAAGTTTCTTTTTTCTGGCTGAGATTATTAGCGATCTGGAACTGCAAGCCGATGGTCCCATGAAAGATTACTGCGGAACCTGCACCCGCTGCCTGGACGCCTGCCCTACCGATGCTATAGTAGCACCCTACGTAGTGGACGGAAGCCGCTGCATCTCTTACTATACCATAGAGCTTAAAGAAGAAATTCCTAAAAAAGCACAGGCTAAGTTTGAGAACTGGATATTCGGATGTGATATCTGTCAGGATGTATGCCCCTGGAACCGACACGCACGCCCCCACCAGGAGCCAGATTTTTCGCCTCACCCTGAGCTAAGGAGTATGCAAAAAGAGGATTGGGAAGAGCTAACAGAAGAGGTTTTTCGGAAGCTTTTTAAAAAATCAGCTGTAAAGCGTACCAAGTACCAGGGTTTACAGAGGAACATCCGCTTTGTATCCGATAAAAAAAGGCCACAGTAA
- a CDS encoding peroxiredoxin-like family protein, producing the protein MSLQAELEAYKEKFLQKADQNKIEAFEGGIQEVIQSGILKQALNTGDQAISFTLKNAKGQEVSLDNYLEKGPVVLTWYRGGWCPYCNLSLKHLQQYLPQFKKEGANLLALTPELPDKSLSTQEKNELEFEVLSDVNNTVARQYGLVFQLNDTVSGYYKQAFDLEVYNGNNSDELPLAATYVIDSSGKIRYAFLDADYRNRAEPEEVLKQLKQLS; encoded by the coding sequence ATGAGTTTACAAGCAGAGCTAGAAGCCTACAAAGAAAAATTTTTGCAGAAAGCAGATCAAAATAAAATTGAGGCCTTTGAGGGTGGCATACAGGAAGTGATACAGAGTGGCATTCTCAAACAGGCTTTGAACACTGGCGATCAGGCAATTTCTTTTACTCTTAAAAATGCCAAAGGTCAGGAGGTAAGTCTGGATAACTACTTAGAGAAGGGGCCAGTAGTACTTACCTGGTACCGCGGAGGGTGGTGCCCTTATTGTAACTTAAGCCTGAAACATTTGCAGCAATATTTACCTCAGTTTAAAAAAGAGGGAGCCAATCTGCTCGCACTTACACCCGAACTACCAGACAAATCTTTATCCACCCAGGAGAAGAATGAACTGGAGTTTGAGGTACTTAGTGATGTTAACAATACCGTAGCCCGACAATATGGGTTGGTATTTCAGCTGAATGATACCGTAAGTGGATATTATAAACAAGCTTTTGATCTGGAAGTATATAATGGCAACAATAGCGACGAACTTCCGCTGGCAGCTACTTATGTGATAGACTCATCAGGCAAAATTCGCTACGCTTTTCTGGATGCAGATTACAGAAACAGAGCAGAACCTGAAGAGGTACTTAAACAACTTAAGCAATTAAGCTAA
- a CDS encoding sodium:calcium antiporter: MDSLIFYVLAAVGGTAIVWWGGDMLESSSDKLANYYRLPKIFHGAIIAAVGSSFPELSSSVISTLIHGEFDLGVSAIVGSAIFNILVIPAISGLASGKLSANHTLVYKDAQFYITSVAVLLLAFSFAVIYNPVEGKALTGEVNRYIALIPFLLYGLYIFLQFQDVKEERKNNKAERPKDISARKQWIRLLLSLLLIVVGVEGLVRAALGFGEYFNTPSFLWGLTIIAAGTSLPDAYVSVKVARRNEGVVSLANVLGSNIFDLLVAVPVGILIAGTAPIDFTVAAPMMGFLTFATIVLFASMRTKLELSKTECWVLLGLYVIFLAWMILETIGLSSIVR, translated from the coding sequence TTGGATTCGCTAATTTTTTATGTGCTGGCTGCAGTTGGTGGTACAGCTATCGTATGGTGGGGCGGCGATATGCTGGAGTCTTCTTCTGACAAGCTGGCTAATTACTATCGTCTGCCTAAAATATTTCATGGAGCTATTATTGCCGCAGTTGGCTCCAGCTTTCCAGAGTTAAGCAGTTCAGTCATCTCCACGCTCATTCATGGGGAGTTTGACCTGGGAGTTTCAGCTATCGTGGGTTCAGCTATTTTTAATATACTGGTAATCCCTGCCATTTCGGGCCTTGCATCAGGTAAGCTTAGCGCCAACCATACGCTGGTATATAAAGACGCTCAGTTTTACATTACTTCTGTAGCCGTACTACTGCTCGCTTTTTCTTTTGCTGTCATCTACAATCCGGTAGAAGGGAAAGCACTGACCGGTGAGGTTAATCGTTACATCGCCCTGATTCCCTTTCTGCTATACGGGCTGTATATCTTTTTGCAGTTTCAGGATGTAAAAGAAGAACGCAAGAATAATAAAGCAGAACGACCTAAAGATATTTCTGCCCGCAAGCAGTGGATTCGTTTACTACTAAGTCTGCTACTTATCGTAGTAGGTGTGGAAGGGCTGGTACGTGCGGCGCTGGGGTTTGGAGAATATTTTAATACGCCCAGTTTTCTTTGGGGACTCACAATTATTGCAGCAGGTACCAGCCTGCCCGATGCTTACGTAAGTGTAAAAGTTGCCCGAAGAAACGAAGGGGTAGTAAGCTTGGCTAATGTGCTGGGTAGCAATATTTTTGATTTGCTGGTAGCCGTACCTGTAGGGATACTTATTGCTGGCACTGCCCCTATAGACTTTACTGTGGCCGCTCCAATGATGGGCTTTCTTACATTTGCTACCATTGTTCTTTTTGCCAGTATGCGTACCAAGCTCGAGCTAAGCAAAACCGAATGCTGGGTACTGCTAGGTCTGTATGTTATTTTTTTAGCCTGGATGATACTAGAAACTATCGGGCTTAGCAGTATAGTGAGATAG
- the pckA gene encoding phosphoenolpyruvate carboxykinase (ATP): protein MKTTNNPKVLQELESMGIRESKPVLWNLPPAALVEETLKSGEGVLTDTGALMCDTGKFTGRAPKDRFIVKDELTKDKVWWGNINIPFEPAKFDQLYDKMIKSLEGKKVYVRDAAAGADPKYRLKIRVIDTQAWHNMFCYNMFLRLEKEELDNFSPDFTIIANPDFKAVPEVDGTRDQNFAIINFSRKIILVGGTGYTGETKKGVFSVLNFLLPERENVLSMHCSANMGKDGDTAIFFGLSGTGKTTLSADPNRYLIGDDEHGWTEDSVFNFEGGCYAKVINLSQENEPEIWNAIRFGAILENTRFYPESRTVDYTNKEVTENTRVSYPIYHIANARHPSVGGVPENIFFLTADAYGVLPPISKLTVGQAMYHFISGYTAKVAGTETGITEPVATFSACFGSPFMPLHPTRYAELLGKKMEQQQVNVWLINTGWSGGPYGIGSRIRLKYTRAMITAALEGQLNEVEYEAHPVFGVLMPTQCPEVPAEILNPRNTWLDKNAYDDKANHLAAQFAKNFEKFAENANEEIREGGPVVQTFS from the coding sequence ATGAAAACGACTAACAACCCAAAGGTTCTTCAGGAACTGGAAAGTATGGGAATTCGTGAAAGCAAGCCTGTCTTGTGGAATCTCCCCCCTGCTGCTCTGGTAGAAGAAACCCTCAAGAGTGGAGAAGGTGTGCTGACTGACACCGGCGCCCTGATGTGCGACACCGGTAAATTTACCGGGCGGGCTCCCAAAGACCGTTTTATCGTGAAAGATGAGCTTACCAAAGACAAAGTATGGTGGGGAAACATCAACATTCCTTTTGAGCCTGCTAAGTTTGATCAATTGTACGATAAGATGATCAAGTCGCTGGAAGGCAAGAAGGTATATGTACGCGATGCCGCCGCTGGTGCTGACCCTAAGTATCGTCTTAAGATCAGAGTTATAGATACCCAGGCCTGGCATAATATGTTTTGCTACAACATGTTTTTAAGGTTGGAGAAGGAGGAGCTGGACAACTTTAGCCCTGACTTTACCATTATCGCTAATCCGGATTTTAAAGCAGTGCCGGAAGTTGATGGTACGCGTGATCAGAATTTTGCCATCATTAATTTTAGCCGAAAGATAATTCTGGTAGGAGGCACCGGCTATACCGGTGAGACCAAAAAAGGCGTGTTTAGTGTGCTTAACTTTCTGCTACCTGAGCGGGAAAATGTGCTTTCTATGCACTGTAGTGCCAATATGGGTAAAGATGGCGATACCGCGATCTTCTTCGGGCTATCTGGCACCGGAAAAACCACGCTCTCTGCCGACCCTAATCGCTACCTGATTGGTGATGATGAACACGGCTGGACAGAAGATAGTGTCTTTAACTTTGAAGGTGGTTGTTATGCAAAAGTAATTAACCTTTCTCAAGAGAATGAGCCGGAAATCTGGAACGCAATTAGGTTTGGTGCCATACTGGAAAATACGCGTTTCTATCCAGAGAGCCGCACGGTAGATTATACCAATAAGGAGGTTACAGAAAATACCCGTGTTTCCTACCCTATTTACCATATCGCAAATGCCAGGCACCCTTCAGTAGGAGGGGTGCCGGAAAATATATTTTTTCTCACAGCCGATGCATATGGGGTATTGCCGCCTATCTCAAAGCTAACGGTTGGGCAGGCGATGTATCACTTTATCTCAGGCTATACGGCTAAAGTAGCAGGTACAGAAACAGGCATTACTGAGCCGGTTGCCACTTTCTCTGCCTGTTTTGGTTCTCCCTTTATGCCCCTGCACCCTACGCGCTATGCGGAGCTCTTAGGCAAAAAGATGGAGCAGCAGCAAGTTAATGTATGGCTGATTAATACCGGATGGTCAGGAGGGCCCTACGGAATAGGCAGCCGTATTAGGCTTAAATATACCAGGGCTATGATCACCGCCGCCCTAGAAGGTCAGTTAAATGAGGTAGAATACGAAGCGCATCCTGTTTTTGGGGTATTGATGCCTACCCAATGTCCGGAGGTTCCCGCTGAAATATTAAATCCTCGTAATACCTGGCTAGACAAAAACGCTTATGACGATAAGGCGAACCATCTGGCAGCTCAGTTTGCTAAAAACTTTGAAAAGTTTGCTGAGAATGCCAATGAGGAGATCAGAGAAGGAGGTCCTGTTGTACAGACTTTTTCATAA
- a CDS encoding DUF4136 domain-containing protein produces the protein MMKYLSIFLTSIFISATAFAQQNNEVVSKANEAAELGDLESYAFGNNFQNLEDEQWYTFSTLQNTMVQNAIVHEFDTYGYDFNTENPDVLISYVIFDEKYNEKYGYYKDPYTVDQNVGEENILEQLEEGSLVVSAINPDTGEALWVAYVAEAVEPDDNLRNQQIDIRSSVANVIEDFVATSNFDDTTY, from the coding sequence ATGATGAAATATCTATCAATATTCTTAACAAGTATTTTTATTTCTGCTACAGCCTTTGCGCAGCAGAATAATGAAGTTGTATCTAAGGCAAATGAAGCTGCAGAGTTAGGTGATCTTGAATCATACGCTTTTGGTAACAATTTTCAGAATCTGGAGGATGAGCAGTGGTATACATTTAGTACTCTTCAAAATACAATGGTACAAAATGCCATAGTACATGAGTTTGATACTTATGGTTACGATTTCAATACTGAAAACCCCGATGTACTAATCAGTTACGTAATCTTTGATGAGAAGTACAACGAAAAGTATGGCTACTATAAAGACCCTTATACTGTAGACCAAAATGTCGGTGAAGAAAATATTTTAGAACAGTTAGAAGAAGGAAGTCTGGTAGTAAGTGCTATTAACCCTGATACCGGTGAGGCGCTTTGGGTAGCTTACGTAGCTGAAGCTGTAGAACCTGATGATAATCTAAGAAACCAACAGATCGATATTAGAAGTTCCGTGGCTAATGTAATTGAAGACTTTGTAGCTACTTCTAATTTTGATGATACCACCTACTAA
- a CDS encoding amidohydrolase: MSKNILLSLLLLGMFGSPAKAQDLSVQVEKIADEIEEKVVSWRRDIHEHPELSNREFRTAKMVAKHLKSLGIAVQTEVAHTGVVGILKGAKPGPVVALRADMDALPVVERVDVPFASKVTTEYNGEEVGVMHACGHDTHVAILMGVAETLSRMQKDLTGTVKFIFQPAEEGAPEGEEGGADLMIKEGALQNPDVDVIFGLHINSQTEVNTIGYRSEGTMASVDGLEIKVKGAQTHGAYPWSGVDPIVTASQIVMGLQTIVSRNLELLKAPAVVTIGKIEGGVRSNIIPEEVRMIGTIRSLDPEMQDKIHKRIREIATNIGESAGAEVEVNISRGYPVTYNDPELTAWAAESLKQTAGDDHVFLRKAVTGAEDFSYFAQEVPGFFFFLGGMPADKTAEEAAPHHTPDFYIDDSGLKLGVKALSNLTIDYMSKQETMGK, translated from the coding sequence ATGAGCAAGAATATACTACTTAGCCTATTGCTTTTGGGCATGTTTGGCAGCCCTGCCAAAGCACAAGACCTGTCCGTTCAGGTAGAGAAGATAGCTGATGAGATAGAAGAGAAAGTGGTGAGTTGGCGCAGAGATATACATGAGCATCCTGAACTCTCCAATCGAGAGTTCCGTACGGCGAAAATGGTTGCCAAACATCTGAAATCACTCGGAATAGCCGTACAGACTGAGGTTGCGCATACTGGTGTGGTTGGCATACTCAAGGGGGCAAAGCCTGGACCGGTGGTAGCCTTGCGTGCCGATATGGATGCCCTGCCTGTAGTAGAGCGCGTAGATGTGCCTTTTGCTTCTAAAGTAACAACAGAATATAATGGGGAAGAGGTAGGTGTAATGCATGCCTGCGGACACGATACCCACGTAGCTATTTTAATGGGCGTAGCCGAAACACTTAGCCGGATGCAAAAAGATTTGACTGGTACGGTAAAGTTTATCTTTCAGCCTGCTGAAGAAGGAGCTCCGGAAGGAGAGGAAGGCGGGGCCGACCTGATGATTAAAGAAGGAGCTCTGCAAAACCCTGATGTTGATGTGATTTTTGGTCTGCACATTAACTCACAAACGGAGGTTAACACCATTGGGTATCGTTCGGAAGGGACTATGGCTAGTGTAGATGGTCTGGAAATTAAAGTGAAAGGAGCGCAAACACATGGAGCTTATCCCTGGTCGGGTGTAGACCCTATCGTTACCGCTTCGCAGATTGTTATGGGGTTGCAAACTATAGTCAGCAGAAATCTGGAACTACTTAAAGCTCCAGCAGTAGTGACTATTGGCAAAATTGAAGGAGGCGTGCGTAGCAATATCATCCCTGAAGAGGTAAGGATGATCGGTACCATACGCTCACTGGACCCAGAGATGCAGGATAAAATACATAAGAGAATTCGTGAGATCGCTACCAACATCGGAGAAAGTGCCGGAGCAGAAGTAGAAGTAAATATCTCCCGGGGGTATCCGGTTACTTATAACGACCCTGAACTTACTGCCTGGGCAGCGGAATCGCTCAAGCAAACTGCCGGAGATGATCATGTATTTCTTCGTAAGGCTGTTACCGGGGCAGAAGACTTTTCTTACTTTGCCCAGGAAGTGCCGGGTTTCTTTTTCTTTTTAGGAGGTATGCCTGCCGATAAGACTGCTGAGGAGGCGGCCCCGCATCATACGCCAGATTTTTATATAGATGATAGCGGCCTGAAGCTAGGCGTAAAAGCTTTAAGTAATCTTACCATAGACTACATGAGCAAACAGGAAACCATGGGTAAATAA
- a CDS encoding carboxymuconolactone decarboxylase family protein, whose product MKNFIIPTKDQVDDKGKAIFDQLEKSIGKVPNLYATIGHSSNALEAYLQFQQAQAKGSFNAKEREAVNLAVSQANACQYCLAAHTTIAKMNGFTEEETLQLRAGTIEDAKLRAITRLSSAIVHSHGKPAQEELDAFFEQGYDEKALMDLVSLVADKSLSNYVHNITQIAIDFPEAKPLEQEVY is encoded by the coding sequence ATGAAAAACTTCATAATACCGACAAAAGACCAGGTTGATGACAAAGGAAAAGCAATCTTTGATCAATTAGAAAAAAGCATAGGTAAAGTACCTAATCTGTATGCTACTATTGGTCATTCGTCAAATGCATTGGAAGCCTACCTACAGTTTCAGCAGGCACAGGCTAAAGGTAGCTTCAACGCTAAGGAAAGAGAAGCTGTAAACCTTGCCGTTTCTCAGGCTAACGCATGTCAGTACTGCCTGGCAGCGCATACCACCATCGCTAAAATGAACGGCTTTACTGAAGAAGAAACTTTGCAGTTAAGAGCAGGCACTATTGAGGACGCCAAGCTAAGAGCAATTACCAGACTCTCTTCGGCTATAGTACATAGCCATGGTAAACCCGCTCAGGAAGAATTGGATGCCTTCTTCGAGCAGGGGTATGACGAAAAAGCTTTGATGGACCTGGTGTCTTTGGTTGCTGATAAGTCTTTATCTAATTATGTACATAACATCACTCAGATAGCCATAGATTTTCCTGAAGCCAAACCTTTAGAACAAGAAGTTTATTAA
- a CDS encoding MarR family winged helix-turn-helix transcriptional regulator, giving the protein MKLEEEIHQPNFYNKHHKLRINLLYTFNWFRAQIKSFLDQYELTQQQFNVLRILRGSFPDPISTKEITRRSVDRYTDSSRVVDRLLKKGLVKKENCPNDKRLVHVTITSQGLELLLCIDKQMDGLDNITKNLNEEQIDQLNTLLDTLRGEDRLDKE; this is encoded by the coding sequence ATGAAACTGGAAGAGGAGATTCACCAACCCAACTTTTATAATAAACATCATAAGCTTCGCATCAATTTACTTTATACTTTCAATTGGTTCAGGGCTCAGATTAAGTCTTTTTTAGATCAATATGAGCTTACTCAGCAGCAGTTTAACGTACTCAGGATACTAAGAGGTAGCTTTCCAGACCCTATTAGTACCAAAGAAATAACCCGGCGTAGTGTAGATCGCTATACCGACTCCTCACGTGTAGTAGACCGCTTGCTAAAGAAAGGACTTGTTAAAAAGGAAAACTGCCCCAATGACAAACGTCTGGTACATGTTACCATCACCTCTCAAGGTCTGGAGCTGCTACTGTGTATAGACAAACAGATGGACGGCCTGGATAACATTACAAAAAACCTGAATGAAGAACAGATTGATCAGCTAAATACTTTGCTAGATACGCTAAGAGGCGAAGATCGTCTGGATAAAGAATAG